The following is a genomic window from Chitinophaga caseinilytica.
CATCGAAGCCCATCCGGGCCGTTCCCTTTCAAACTGATCCTGGTTGTTTCAGCTGATGTTCCAATTTGTTCACTGTCTGTATTTTGATTGATTATTCATGCATAGCAGCATTCTTTCGGGCCGAATTTAATCGACCGATGGCGTCATGTGTGATGATGCGTTCTTGTTCACCGTTGATAATTGATTGATAACTAATACAAAGTAGCAATTGGCAGGCCTATACTTGTTCACCGGGATGCGATAACGCCCAACGATGCCGACCGCTGTTACGATCAACACGACTGTCTGTTACTGCATCAAAACCCATTCTTCGGGACCTTCTTGTTCACTGATACTGAATGTATAGGGGATGCCAAATCTGCCCGTTGTCAATTGTTCATCTGTTTTTGATTTAAAGCCCCATCTGCGGGCGTGCTCCGTTCACTGATCCTGGTTGTATCTGGTAGCCCTATTACTACATCATAGCCCAATCTGCGGGCGTGCTCCTTTCACTGATTCTGGTTGTATTTGGGATGCCAATTCTATCTGTCGTCAATTGTCCATCTATAATTTTAGTTGCCTCTACTTCTTCCAAGCCTTCTTTCGGCTTTTTCCTTTCGTCTGATTCTGGTTGTAAAAAATATATTAATATTCGTTCACTATTATTATTCGACTACATATTGCTTCTCTATAATGCTTTCGCCGGGAATTTTACCTTCCCGCCTGACGATGTTCGCGCGGGTGATCATACCAACACGCGGTCCACCTTATTTTTCACCGGTTGCCTGTCAAAATTTTCAATGACCAACGCCGCTGCACCGATCAGTTCTGCGCGTTGATGGAATGCAGACACGGTTAATTCCGATTTGGATGCCAGCCGCGGTATGCAATAATGGTTAATTGCCTGCTGTACCGGCGCCAGCCAGAGTTTGCCCGCTGAAGCCCCCCGGCCGCTCAGTACGATCAATTCGGGATTGAGCACATGAATGAGGATGGCAATCCCCTTTCCGATGTTATAGCCGGCTTCCGAAAGCAGTTCTACAGCGAAGGTATCGCCCTGAATAGCTGCATTGATAATTGCATGGCAGGCTTCCTCAATATCTTCAGGCAAGGCTTCCATGGTAGAAACGCGCCCTTTTTTCAATCCTTCCACTGCCTTTTCGATGACTACCAGCATGGATGCTTCGGTTTCCAGGCAACCACTTTTGCCGCAGGCGCACAATTTATTATTAACGAAAAGCGGGATATGGCTGAACTCCCCGGCAAACCCCGTGCATCCACGGAACAAAACGCCATTCAAAACGAGCCCCAGGCCTATCCCCCAGTTAATATTGATCACCATTACGTCGTTCCGGCCCCGGGCCGCGCCCAGCCTGAATTCCGCCAATGCGATCAGACTGGAGTCGTTGTCTATGTGGACCGGTATCCCTACCCGCTTCTCCAAAAAATCGACGATGCTGGTCTGGGTTTCCAGGAAGGAATAGTTGATCCCTTTGGAGACGTCCACAAAACCAGGCATCCCGATGCCCATCCCAATGATTTTATCGCGGGCGATCGTCGAATTGTCGATGAACCGGTTCAGCTGATTGGCCAATGTTTCCAGCACATCCGGATTCTTCGCCAACGGCAGCCCGATTTTTTCGGTGCAGATAATATCGCAATTCTGCATATCGATGACGGCCATGCGCGTCACCAACTGGTCCATCGCCACCGATACCACATACATCTTGCCCGGTTTTAGGGCATATATCTGTGGCCGCCTGCCGCCGGAAGAAGGTGCATATCCCTTTTCCTCCACCAGCCCCTCATTCACCAGTTCACCCAACAGGCGGACCGTCACGGGCATGCTTTTATCTATCCGCGAACTGATCTCCGTACCAGACAAGGCATTGCCGAAGCAGAGCTCCTTCAAAATCCTTTGTTTGTACAGGTCAGTTTTGCTTAACATTAACTTAAAGGTAAAAAGAAATGGAATAAATAACAATTGTCTGAAGAAAAATCGCAAAAGTTAATACTACTTCCTAAAAATATCACAAAGTCCAACTAGAAAAGAATAAGTTGCCGGCACTTCCGTACCTATAATTATAAAGTATTGTAGCTGAAGTCGCTAAAGCAAACGGCGAATATCCGGCCGGCGGCGCAACAGGATAAGCTGAACACCACCGTTATATTAAATAAAATTACAGTACATCATGACAAACAAAAGGGGCCGACCAAAATAAATTGGTCAGCCCCCTTTTATCATTATTAACTGTGGCTATTTTTTATCCCACCAAACACGGCCGGTGATTTCTTCCACGGCGGTGCCATATTCGCCGCCGGCGATCATTTCCTGCACGGCTGCGTTGTAGTTCGGGCGGTTGAGCGTCTGCGGCACCGGGAGGGCCCAGCGGCGCGGGGTTTCACGGGTGGTTCCGTCTGCCACGAACGCTTCGCGGTTCAGGATGCCGCCCACTTTGGGATACCCCAGGCGTTTCCAGCTGCCCCAGGCTTCCCAGGGTTGCTTGAAGTGGTTCAGGTATTGCTGGATGCCGATTTTCTCGAGCAGCACTTCCGTAGTACCTGTGAATGCCACGTTCGGTTTGGCAAGGTAGGCATCGATATCCGCTTCGTTGATGGCCGCGAATTCCACGATGTTCGCGTCTTTGCCCATTTGCTCATAAGCACGGATGGAAGCTTTCACTCCTTTCACGTACCAGGCCTGCGCATCTTCGGTGGAGATACCACGCACCGACAGCTCGGATATCAGGAAGCACATTTCGGCGTAGGAAGCGATCGGCTGCGTGTAACGGCCGTCGCCAGCGCCATCCGAACCGAGGTCGAACAGGCGGTTCTGGTAAGTGGAGAGCGTATCGTAGTTAACGGTTAAAGAAGCCCCGTTTTCCGTGATCTGGTAGCTCTTCACACCAAACAACTTCGCGTTGGCGGGCAGCTTGGACGCATCCGGAGAAGCCGGAACACCCACGTACTGGCGGGGGTTCCAGGTGGCGGACGCAGGGAACGCGCCGCCTGCTTTCAGCCGGTTGAACACAGACTGGGTAAAGGCGTTCTTCTTGAAGAAGAGTGCCAGGCGCGGATCGGCGTTATCGTACAGGTAATTCACGACGGCCTGGCCACCGCGGGTAGCGAAGCCCTGCGCATTCCAGTTACCGCCACGGGCGAAGTTCTGGTTACCGGAAATGAATTTCCATTCTTCCGCGTTACCGGCGAAAAGGCCTGCAGGGCTGGCCAGTACTTCGGCCACGATCTGACGGGTCTTCTGCTGGTCGCGCTCCAGGAGGCGCATGGCGATTTTGAGGCGCAGCACGTTGGCGGCTTTTGCCCATTTCGCAGCGTCTCCGCCATAGAACACGTCGGCATTACCGAAGCTGATCTGTCCGGCGGCGGGCGTTGTCAGCGCGGCGATCGCGCCTTTGAGCTCGGCATCGAACTGTGCGTACAGTGCAGCCTGGTTATCGTATTTCGGCGTGAAGTTCTGATCGGTGCGGGCGCCCATGGCCTCGGAGTAGGGAATGCTGCCATTCACGTCTGTCGTGCGCCAGGCGCCCCATACCTTGTGTACGGTGGCGATAGCGGCGATGTGCGCGTAGCGGGCCCTTTCTTCCCCCGCCATGGCATTTACCTGGCGCTGGATATCGGCCAGGTTGCGGCCGAAGTCGTTATAGAACGCAGAGTAAAACCCGTTTACGTTGGAAACCAGGTTGAAAATGGAAGCCGGGTTACCGTTCGGGTAAGATACGGTGAACTGCATCCAGGGCATGATGTATGAATAGTTATCGTAGAACCACTCGAAATCGCGGTCTACCATCGTTTTTTGTGTCAGCGTGATGAGTTGCTCCGGCTTCATGTCTTTGCTGATTTCCGGGCTCGTGTTCATCTCGGCAAAGTCGCGGGTGCAGGCGGAAGCGAAAGTAGCCAGTGCCAGCGCACCCATTCCGAATTTATGCATTGCTTTCATGATAATCTTTCGTTTTTGATGTTAGAAACCAACCTGAACGGTGAACGCCATATTCCGCACGAACGGCGTACCGCCATATTCTGAGAATGCGGAGGTGGCGTTGTTACGGATGCCTTCGGGATTAATGTTGTCGGGCAGATTGTTGAACAGGTAGCCGAGGTTACGGCCAACCAGCATCACGCGGAGCTTGCTCAGTTTCAGTTTGCTGGTGATGGAAGAAGGCATGTTGTAGCCTACGGATACTTCGCGGAGCGCCACATACGTTGCGTCGAACACGGAAGCCTCGCGGATACCGATACCCCAGTCGCCGATCATGGAATAATAGTTGAAGGGGCTCATGGCGGTCACATATCCTTTGTTATATGCGTCGCGGTAAGTCATGCCGCTCAGGTCTACTTCATTTCCGTTAACCGTACGCTTGGTGCCGTTCTCGAACACACCATCAGGGATCATGCCATCGTTACGCTGGCGGCCCTCTGCGTCTGTCCAGGCAAGACCACCGCTGGCGGCGTCGCGGCCGGGCAGGGTGCTTTCCAGGGTACCGCGGCCGGTGCCGTACTGGTGCGAAGCGGAGAAGATATCGCCGCCGATGCGCGCCTGGATGAGGAATCCGAGGCTCCAGTTCTTGTAGGTAAAGTTATTGTTCAGGCCGAGGTTGAAATCCGGCGTGATATTACCTACGGATGCGAACCCGCGTTTGAAGGAAGTTCCGCCGTTGTTGATAACGGGCAGACCGGTTTTGGGATCACGAACGTACGCGTAGTCGGTCACCAGTTCACCATAAGCTTTGCCTACCTGCGCGATGGCGCGAACGTCCTGGTCGCTGCTCAGCTCGTAAGTGCTGATGGCGGGGTCGAGCTTGATGATGGTATTGATGTTGCGGCTACCGTTCAGCGTGAGGTCCCATCCGAAATTCTTCCCTTCGATGGGGCGTGCGTTGATCGCCACCTCGATCCCCCTGTTACGGAAGTGA
Proteins encoded in this region:
- a CDS encoding ROK family protein yields the protein MLSKTDLYKQRILKELCFGNALSGTEISSRIDKSMPVTVRLLGELVNEGLVEEKGYAPSSGGRRPQIYALKPGKMYVVSVAMDQLVTRMAVIDMQNCDIICTEKIGLPLAKNPDVLETLANQLNRFIDNSTIARDKIIGMGIGMPGFVDVSKGINYSFLETQTSIVDFLEKRVGIPVHIDNDSSLIALAEFRLGAARGRNDVMVININWGIGLGLVLNGVLFRGCTGFAGEFSHIPLFVNNKLCACGKSGCLETEASMLVVIEKAVEGLKKGRVSTMEALPEDIEEACHAIINAAIQGDTFAVELLSEAGYNIGKGIAILIHVLNPELIVLSGRGASAGKLWLAPVQQAINHYCIPRLASKSELTVSAFHQRAELIGAAALVIENFDRQPVKNKVDRVLV
- a CDS encoding SusD/RagB family nutrient-binding outer membrane lipoprotein, whose protein sequence is MKAMHKFGMGALALATFASACTRDFAEMNTSPEISKDMKPEQLITLTQKTMVDRDFEWFYDNYSYIMPWMQFTVSYPNGNPASIFNLVSNVNGFYSAFYNDFGRNLADIQRQVNAMAGEERARYAHIAAIATVHKVWGAWRTTDVNGSIPYSEAMGARTDQNFTPKYDNQAALYAQFDAELKGAIAALTTPAAGQISFGNADVFYGGDAAKWAKAANVLRLKIAMRLLERDQQKTRQIVAEVLASPAGLFAGNAEEWKFISGNQNFARGGNWNAQGFATRGGQAVVNYLYDNADPRLALFFKKNAFTQSVFNRLKAGGAFPASATWNPRQYVGVPASPDASKLPANAKLFGVKSYQITENGASLTVNYDTLSTYQNRLFDLGSDGAGDGRYTQPIASYAEMCFLISELSVRGISTEDAQAWYVKGVKASIRAYEQMGKDANIVEFAAINEADIDAYLAKPNVAFTGTTEVLLEKIGIQQYLNHFKQPWEAWGSWKRLGYPKVGGILNREAFVADGTTRETPRRWALPVPQTLNRPNYNAAVQEMIAGGEYGTAVEEITGRVWWDKK